The Acipenser ruthenus unplaced genomic scaffold, fAciRut3.2 maternal haplotype, whole genome shotgun sequence nucleotide sequence ttctgGGTGGCTGGGggaatgtaattataatacaatgGAAGAAGTGCAATCTTTATTATAGATACAGTATgttattattgataataaaaaaaaacattgaaaaaatgatttttattatgaaatatgtattttttttttctgtgttaagcagGGGGGGTCTGATCCCCGTcctcctcaccccccccccctccccctttgtcccaactgtgccctaaatgacttaattaaaccaattaagtactttattagaagcttaattatttatttcttagcagacgcccttatccagggcgacttacaattgttacaagatatcacattatttttacatacaattccccatttatacagttgggtttttactggagcaatctaggtaaagtaccttgctcaagggtacagcagcagtgtcccccacctgggattgaacccacgaccctccggtccagagctcTGACCACTGGTCAGTTGAAACGAACATCGGGAAATATCAGCCCTCCAGGACTAGAATTGCCCTCCCCTATAAAGGGTTGGTTTTCTGTCTCCTAAAGTGATCagataaaactaaacaaaaaaactacagttAAAGACAGAAATACTGCCTGCAACaaatacagctctggacaaaagtgtatcgtcacctaaaattttaggacaaacacaattagaaaaaaaaaaaatcataatttagctgttttattgaacacaGTGTCATGTGTTAACACAATGTAAAGACTTGGCACTTCACTTTATTAATAATGCTGGTAAGAATACGGTAATCTCAAACAAAGTTCATGATTAATTAATACAATGTATTGCACATGTGCAGCGTGATTCAGACTCctgctctcccctctcctcctctccagcaGTGTgcagctccccctctcctctcctcctctccagcaGTGTgcagctccccctctcctcctctacAGCAGTGTGCAGCTCCACTTCCTCTCCTGTGTTGCCTGCAGCAGTCTCTCCAGTTTCTGCTCGCTGTAGGGCGGGTAGCGCAGCTGGTTCGCCCACTCGAGCCCGAAGCCGCGCAGCACACAGGAGCGCTGGTGAGAGAACGTGTCGAAGCTGAACCGGCCGTGGTACCGACCCACACCACTggagcctggagagagagagagagagagagagaggagagtgaagagaggggagaggagagagggggagtgaggagACGGGCAGGAGGGGGAGAGGACAAGGGGAgtatggagagagagggagaggagatgggGAGCgtggagagggggggagaggagagaagggaacAGTGTTCATTTTTGAAATCACTACCCTCTACTTGGTttctttgtgtgtctcagtgtgtgtgtgtgtgtttcagtgtatgtgtttcagtgtgtgtctcgtgtgtttgtgtgtgtctcgtgtgtgtgtttcagtgtatgtgtttcagtgggtgtgtgtgtttcagtgtatgtgtttcagtgtgtgtgtctcggtctgtgtttcagtgtatgtgtttcagtgggtgtgtgtgtttcagtgtatgtgtttcagtgtgtgtgtctcggtctgtgtttcagtgtatgtgtttcagtgtgtgtgtgtgtgtttcagtgtatgtgtttcagtgtgtgtctcgtgtgtttcagtgtatgtgtttcagtgtgtgtgtgtctcggtgtgtgtgtttgtttcagtgtgtgtctcggtgtatgtatttcagtgtgtgtgtgtgtttcagtgtgtgtctcagtgtgtgtgtgtgtctcggtgtttcagtgtgtgtctcggtgtgtgtgtgtgtgtttcagtgtgtgtctcggtgtgtgtgtgtgtgtttgtgtttcagtgtgtgtgtgtgtttcagtgtgtgtctcagtgtgtgtgtgtgtctcggtgtttcagtgtgtgtctcggtgtgtgtgtgtgtgtttcagtgtgtgtctcggtgtgtgtgtgtgtttcagtgtgtgtttcggtgtgtgtctcggtgtgtgtgtgtctcagtgtgtgtttcggtgtgtgtctcggtgtgtgtgtgtctcggtgtgtgtgtgtgtgtctcggtgtttcagtgtgtgtctcggtgtgtgtgtgtgtgtgtgtgtgtctcggtgtgtatctctgtgtttcTCACCCACTCCTCCGAATGGCAGTGTTATCACAGTCGTGTGGACCAGTCCATCATTGGAGCAGAACCCCCCGCTGCTGGTACATTCCATCACCTTGGTAACCACCTGCAGGGGGAGGAGTCAGTGCTTTCAAAAGACATCTCATTATCAACGATACCGcaacagagacacacgcacagtgagacacacactcccgctgcacagcagtgtgatccagtcctggtttcactaggagtttaataataagacacacctgagcttgttagctagacacactggggctgatcaagctggtagtaaaacctggactgggtgacgctgctgtgcaataggagtctgattcccagccctgcacaCACAAACATAGTAGTagactcacactgagacacacagtgatGCTGACACACGctgtctcctcccctctcctctcactctcccctctcctcacctTGCTGTCTCCAGTGTACAGATACAGTGCCAGTGGTTTCTCTCTGCAGTTGATGAAGTTGATGGCTTCCTCCAGGCTCTCCACAGTGAGGATGGGGAGGACCGGTCCGAAGATCTCCTCCTGCATCACAGGGTCCGACTCGCTCACATCCACCAACACCGTGGGGGctgcgggggggagggggggaatcgGGTAAACACTCGGCACTGccccccccctaccccctaccccctaccccctacccccccaCCTGATTTCAGACTATCAGCCTCcccttcctctccccctcctcagtctcccctcctccccctctcaccccagtctctccccctctctcctctctccacctcaatctctccccctctctccacctcagtctctccccctctctcctcaatctctccccctctctctcctctccccaccTCAGTCTTTCTCCTCACCTATGTGCCTCTCCCCCTCCTcagtctctccccctctctctcacctatgtacctctccccctcctcactctcccccctctccctctctcacctatgtacctccccctctctcctctctcctatgtacttctcctcctcactctccccctctctctctccctctctcacttatgtacctccccctctcctctctcacctatGTACCTCCCCCTCCTcagtctccccctctctctcctctctcacctatgtacctctccccctcctcagtctccccccctctcccctctcacctaTGTACCTCTCCCTCAGTCTccccctctttctcctctctcacctATGTACCTCCCCCTCCTcagtctccccctctctctcctctctcacctatgtacctctccccctcctcagtctctcctccgatctcccctctctcctcagtctctccccctctctcctctctccacctcaatctctccccctctctcctctctctacctcagtctctccccctctctcctcctcaatctctccccctctctctcctctcccccacctCAGTCTTTCTCCTCACCTATGTGCCTCTCCCCCTCCTcagtctctccccctctctcacctatgtacctctcccccctctctccctctctcacctatgtacctccccctctctcctatgtacttctcctcctcactctccccctctctctctccctctctcacttatgtacctccccctctcctctctcacctatGTACCTCTCCCCCTCCTCAGTCTCTCCTCCGATCTCCACTCTCCCCTGGCTGTTACTCAGCAGGTCTCGGATTCTCTCGAAGTGTCGCTGGTTGATGATCCTGCCGAAGTCTCGGGACTCCCTGGGCTCCGTCCCGTAGAGCTGGGTGATGCAGTCCCTGAGCACGGGCAGCAGGAGGCGCCGTGTCTCTGGGGAGCACAGCACGTAGTCCGGCGCCACGCAGCTCTGACCCGCGTTGAAGAACCGGGCCCAGACCAGCCTCCGTGCCGTCGCCGTGATGTCGCAGCTCCCCTCCACCAGGGCGGGGCTCTTACCCCCCAGCTCCAGGGTCACGGGGGTCAGGTGACAGGAAGCGGCGCGCATCACCGAGCGAGCCACGGACACGCCCCCTGAAACACAAGAGAGACACGCCCCCTGAAACACACGAGAGACACGCCCCCTGAAACACACGAGAGACACGCCCCCTGAAATACACGAGAGACACGCCCCCTGAAACACACGAGACACGCCCCCTAAAACACACGAGACACGCCCCTGAGACACACGAGAGACACGCCCCCTGAAACACACGAGACACGCCCCCTGAAACACACGAGACACACGAGACACGCCCCTGAGACACACGAGAGACACGCCCCCTAAAACACACGAGAGACACGCTCCATGAAACACACAAGACACGCCCCTGAAACACACGAGACACGCCCCCGAGACACACGAGACACGCCCCTGAAACACATGAGAGACACGCCCCTGAAACACACGAGAGACACGCCCCCTGAAACACACGAGACACGCCCCCTGAAACACACGAGACACACGAGACACGCCCCCTGAAACACACGAGAGACACGCCCCCTGAAACACACGAGagacatctctctcctctctacctGTGTAGAATATGTGGTTGAACCTCTCCTCTcatctttctctcctctctcccctctcctccccctctctcctctctctctacctgTGTAAAATATGTGGTTGAACCTCTCCTCTcatctttctctcctctcctctctcctctcctctcctctctctctacctgTGTAGAATATGTGGTTgaatctctcctctcctctcctctctcctctcctctcttctctcctctctctctctacctgtgTAGAATATGTGGTCgaatctctcctctcctctcctctcttctctcctctctctctctacctgtgTATAATATGTGGTCgaatctctcctctcctctctcctctctctcctctcctctcctctcctctcctctcctctctctcctctctcctctctcctctctctcctctctcctctctcctctcctctcctctcccctctctcctctctcctctctcctctcctctctctcctctctcctctctcctctctcctctcccctctcccctctcccctctcccctctcctctctcctctcctctcctctctcctctctcctctctcctctcctctcccctctcctctcctctctctctctcctctctctctctcctctctcctctctctctcctctctctctctcctctctcctctctctctcctctctcctctctcctctctcctctctctctcctctctcctctctctctctctacctgtgTAGAATATGTGGTCGAATCTCTGCTCCAGTAGTTCAGTCGTCTCTTTGGCTCCCCCGCAAACAACAGAGAAGCAACTCTGCATACAAACACAATctcgatgatgatgatgataaataataataataataataataataataataataataataataataataataataataataataataataatactactactactaataataataataatggtaatacTAAATATTTAATAGTACTAATACAAAGAGAAATACAACACACaagaaaatactactactactactaataataataataattcagatactgatattgataataataataataataataataataataataataataataataataataataataataataataatgaaactggCTGTACCTGGTCCAGGTATTTGGGGAGGAGTTCTGTGAGGAGGGAGGAGGTGGAGTCACTGAGCTCAGAGGGCTTCACCACAGCACAGTTACctgagagagagatgagaggagggagagagagatgagaggagaggagagagatgagaggagagagagagagagagagatgagaggctTGACTGAGCTCAGTTACCTGCAGAGAGAAACAGGGGATGGTGACAGGAGGAGATGGAGGGAAGGAGATGGgatagagggagaggggagggtagAGTATGTAGTTACCCGCTGCGATAGCTCCGATCAGGGGCACCAGGACCAGCTGGACCGGGTAGTTCCAGGCTCCGATGATCAGAACCACACCCAGAGGCTCCTTCCGAATAAAACACTCATCGAATTTCATCACCTgagagaggagattaaacaggaacacagagagacaggagattaaacaggaacacagagagacaggagattaaacaggaacacagagagacaggagattaaacaggaacacagagagagacaggagattaaacagaaacacagagagagacaggagattaaacagaaacagagagagacaggagattaaacaagaacacagagagagacaggagagtaaacaagaacacagagagagacaggagattaaacagaaacagagagagacaggagattaaacagaaacacagagagagacaggagattaaacaagaacacagagagagaggagatcaaacagaaacacagagagagacaggagattaaacaagaacacagagagagacaggagattaaacagaaacagagagagacaggagattaaacagaaacagagagagacaggagattaaacagaaacacagagagagacaggagattaaacaagaacacagagagacaggagatcaaacagaaacacagagagagacaggagattaaacaagaacacagagagagacaggagattaaacaggaacacagagagagacaggagattaaacaagaacacagagagagacaggagagtaaacaggaacacagagagagacaggagattaaacaagaacacagagagagacaggagattaaacagaaacacagagagagacaggagattaaacagaaacacagagagagagacaagagattaaacaggaacacagagagagacaggagattaaacaggacagagagagagacaggagattaaacaggaacacagagagaggagattaaacaggaacacagagagagacaggagattagaCAGGACagcagagagacaggagattaaacaggaacacagagagaggagattaaacaggacagagaggagattaaacaggaacacagagagagacaggagattaaacagaaacacagagagagacaggagattaaacaagaacacagagagagacaggagattaaacagaaacagagagagacaggagattaaacaggaacacagagagaggagattaaacaggaacacagagagacaggagattaaacagaaacacagagagagagaggagattaaacaggaacacagagagacaggagattaaacagaaacacagagagagagagacaggagattaaacaagaacacagagagagacaggagattaaacagaaacacagagagagagaggagattaaacagaaacacagagagagacaggagattaaacaggaacacagagagagacaggagattaaacaagaacacagagagagacaggagattaaacagaaacacagagagacaggagattaaacaggaacacagagagagacaggagattaaacagaaacacagagagagacaggagattaaacagaaacacagagagagacaggagattaaacagaaacacagagagagacaggagattaaacagaaacacagagagagacaggagattaaacaggaacagagagagagacaggagattaaacagaaacacagagagagacaggagattaaacaggaacacagagagagacaggagattaaacaagaacacagagagagacaggagattaaacagaaacagagagagagacaggagattaaacaggaacacagagagacaggagattaaacagaaaacacagagagagacagaataaacggaaacacagagagagacaggagataaacaaggaacacagagagagacaggagattaaacaagaacacagagaggagaagaggagattaaacagaaacacagagagagacaggagattaaacaggaacacagagagagagaggagattaaacaggaacacacagagagacaggagattaaacagaaacagagagagagacaggagattaaacaggaacacagagagacaggagattaaacagaaacacagagagagagacaggagattaaacggaaacacagagagagacaggagattaaacaagaacacagagagagacaggagattaaacaagaacacagagagagacaggagattaaacagaaacagagagagagacaggagattaaacaggaacacagagagacaggagattaaacagaaacacagagagagagacag carries:
- the LOC131735213 gene encoding aldehyde dehydrogenase family 3 member B1-like (The sequence of the model RefSeq protein was modified relative to this genomic sequence to represent the inferred CDS: added 273 bases not found in genome assembly); the encoded protein is MSDYGAIVQKLRDSFGTRKTRPAEFRISQLNSIVKLLRENEGPIVEALERDLRKPKFETMISEISMAINEANYAINHLASWMKPEHVEKSLVMKFDECFIRKEPLGVVLIIGAWNYPVQLVLVPLIGAIAAGNCAVVKPSELSDSTSSLLTELLPKYLDQSCFSVVCGGAKETTELLEQRFDHIFYTGGVSVARSVMRAASCHLTPVTLELGGKSPALVEGSCDITATARRLVWARFFNAGQSCVAPDYVLCSPETRRLLLPVLRDCITQLYGTEPRESRDFGRIINQRHFERIRDLLSNSQGRVEIGGETEEGERYIAPTVLVDVSESDPVMQEEIFGPVLPILTVESLEEAINFINCREKPLALYLYTGDSKVVTKVMECTSSGGFCSNDGLVHTTVITLPFGGVGSSGVGRYHGRFSFDTFSHQRSCVLRGFGLEWANQLRYPPYSEQKLERLLQATQERKWSCTLL